The following are from one region of the Vitis riparia cultivar Riparia Gloire de Montpellier isolate 1030 chromosome 14, EGFV_Vit.rip_1.0, whole genome shotgun sequence genome:
- the LOC117930592 gene encoding F-box protein At3g56470-like has protein sequence MAMREESGKPHPDPREEQESRLWSVLPQDILRLIVERLSLVDLIRLRAVCKDWLLAPIHDLQPIHNLPWIMNHWLTLTSRLCLLFEPFRRLPYVIEDTHVIPGKMGLPPGSIELPAATVCASRSGWVLFTKGLEYCLFRRVVKDMAGNVRVTLYRKVGITRYFVHNALTKKIITLPGLKAPEHQTLFRDVAATFSSIPTSPDCVFFVSHPSTSDQIFISTHSIGDKSWRTHTFTCPNASSYSAESVVYMEGSFYCFSERGLLASFNIATQEWWPLVSIMWDMPLWPRERYFLEYGGRLIIVFMENESKYSGTECDIFRFDWLDRVWVKMESLEGGAIFLGNPCFGVSAGEKTKMVANRVYYFLWHTPTFITYGPVSPGIGSASEERIVYPDTWDPDRLYGNSNWIDPPLLQPWQG, from the coding sequence ATGGCAATGCGAGAAGAGAGTGGAAAGCCCCATCCTGATCCTCGGGAGGAACAGGAAAGCCGGCTATGGTCTGTTCTTCCTCAAGATATTCTGCGACTAATAGTTGAACGATTGTCCCTAGTGGATTTAATCCGCCTCCGTGCAGTTTGCAAGGATTGGCTTCTAGCACCCATTCATGACCTTCAACCCATTCATAACCTACCATGGATTATGAATCATTGGTTAACACTTACTAGTAGGCTATGCTTACTCTTTGAACCTTTTCGCAGACTGCCCTACGTTATAGAAGATACACACGTTATACCAGGTAAAATGGGGTTACCACCAGGAAGCATCGAGCTCCCCGCTGCAACAGTCTGTGCGTCCAGATCCGGTTGGGTGCTTTTCACCAAAGGGTTGGAGTATTGTTTATTTAGAAGGGTAGTTAAAGATATGGCAGGCAATGTTAGGGTTACTTTATATCGGAAGGTGGGTATTACTCGATATTTTGTACATAATGCTCTCACTAAAAAGATTATAACATTGCCGGGTTTGAAGGCCCCGGAACATCAAACTTTATTTAGGGATGTTGCTGCCACTTTCTCCTCCATTCCGACTTCTCCCGACTGTGTCTTCTTCGTGTCACATCCATCCACTAGCGATCAAATTTTTATCAGCACACACTCTATAGGGGATAAATCATGGAGGACTCATACCTTTACCTGTCCCAATGCGTCGAGTTATTCTGCTGAGAGTGTGGTTTACATGGAAGGcagtttttattgttttagcgAAAGGGGATTACTGGCATCCTTCAATATCGCTACCCAAGAGTGGTGGCCGCTGGTGAGCATAATGTGGGATATGCCACTTTGGCCGAGAGAGAGATACTTTCTTGAATACGGTGGACGTCTGATAATAGTATTTATGGAAAATGAGTCAAAGTATTCTGGGACTGAGTGCGATATATTCAGGTTCGATTGGTTGGATAGGGTTTGGGTGAAAATGGAAAGCTTGGAAGGTGGAGCAATATTTCTTGGGAATCCTTGCTTTGGAGTTTCAGCaggagagaaaacaaaaatggttGCAAATAGGGTTTACTATTTCCTTTGGCACACACCAACATTCATCACTTATGGGCCTGTAAGTCCAGGAATCGGATCTGCATCCGAGGAAAGAATAGTTTATCCTGATACTTGGGATCCTGATCGTTTGTATGGGAACAGCAACTGGATAGATCCCCCTCTGCTCCAGCCTTGGCAAGGTTGA